One Hyphomicrobium sp. CS1GBMeth3 DNA window includes the following coding sequences:
- the rimK gene encoding 30S ribosomal protein S6--L-glutamate ligase, giving the protein MRLVMLARNPGLYSHTRLVEAASKRGHTLDVINTLHVHMNITSNKPGLRYGGKSLPLYDAVIPRIGASITDYGLAVLRQFEMQGVFPLNESVAIGRSRDKLRALQLLARAGVGLPVTAFAHGPRKAEEVIREVGGAPVVIKLLEGTQGMGVILAETDASAKSIIEAFSAANINILVQEYIAEAEGSDVRLLVVGGEVVAAMRRISKTGEFRSNLHRGGLGEETPVSADERATAVRAAAVLGLNVAGVDMLRSNRGPMVVEVNSSPGLKGVERATNTDVAGAIIGFLEAAAAHGRTATKGAKG; this is encoded by the coding sequence ATGCGCCTTGTCATGCTGGCCCGGAACCCGGGTCTCTACTCGCACACGCGCCTCGTCGAGGCAGCGTCGAAGCGCGGACATACGCTGGACGTCATCAATACGCTCCACGTGCACATGAACATCACCTCCAACAAGCCGGGATTGCGCTACGGCGGCAAATCGCTGCCGCTCTATGACGCCGTGATCCCGCGCATCGGCGCCTCGATCACCGATTACGGACTCGCCGTGCTCAGGCAGTTCGAAATGCAGGGCGTGTTCCCTCTCAACGAAAGCGTCGCCATCGGGCGCTCGCGCGACAAGCTGCGCGCGCTGCAGCTCTTGGCGCGCGCCGGCGTCGGGCTTCCCGTCACGGCCTTCGCGCACGGGCCGCGCAAGGCGGAGGAGGTGATCCGTGAAGTGGGCGGCGCGCCGGTCGTGATCAAGCTGCTCGAGGGCACCCAGGGTATGGGCGTCATCCTCGCCGAGACGGACGCCTCCGCGAAATCGATCATCGAGGCGTTCAGCGCCGCGAACATCAACATCCTGGTACAGGAGTACATCGCCGAGGCCGAGGGCAGCGACGTGCGCCTCCTCGTGGTGGGCGGCGAGGTGGTGGCGGCCATGCGGCGCATCAGCAAGACCGGCGAGTTCCGCTCCAACCTGCATCGCGGCGGACTCGGCGAAGAGACGCCGGTCAGCGCCGACGAGCGGGCGACAGCCGTGCGGGCGGCCGCCGTGCTCGGCCTCAACGTGGCCGGCGTCGACATGCTGCGCTCGAACCGGGGGCCGATGGTGGTCGAGGTCAACTCGTCGCCGGGTCTCAAGGGGGTCGAGCGGGCGACGAACACCGATGTGGCCGGCGCGATCATCGGCTTTCTCGAGGCCGCCGCCGCGCATGGGCGGACGGCTACAAAAGGCGCCAAGGGATGA
- the parC gene encoding DNA topoisomerase IV subunit A: protein MTDKPILPGPGPIEPVLLRDALEERYLAYALSTIMHRALPDVRDGLKPVHRRILYAMRELGLNPDSGYRKCAKIVGETMGNYHPHGNQAIYDALARLAQDFAVRYPLVDGQGNFGNIDGDNPAADRYTEARLTTVAAELLDGIEEDTVAFRPNYDGREQEPSVLPAAFPNLLANGAAGIAVGMATNIPPHNVDELCTALLHLIKHPNATIEKLVEMIPGPDFPTGGVLVEPREQILEAYRTGRGGFRLRAKWGKEETSRGGYQIVVTEIPYQVQKAKLVEKIAELLTEKKLPLLGDVRDESAEEVRLIIEPKSRTVDPVLLMESLFRLTELEIRFGLNMNVLSAGQIPNVLSLRDVLRQWLEHRIDVLVRRSQYRLKKIEHRLEVLDGYLIAYLNIDEVIRIVRFEDNPKAKLIERFKLTEVQADAVLNLRLKSLSKLEEVEIKAEHDKLSKERRQLQQLLKSDDLQWERVSEEVRETRERYSKKTELGRRRTSFADAPEIDDDLDAALVEKEPITIILSEKGWVRALKGHHDDLAKLDFKQGDGLKRAVKAQTTDKLVLFATNGKFFTLEASQLPGGRGHGEPVRLMVDLEENQDFVECFVHEPGRKLLVASTGGYGFVVPEEEVIASTRKGKQVLNVATDEEARVCVPVDGDHVATIGENRKMLVFPLAEVNEMTRGKGTILQRFKDGALADVRVFTKKEGLTWLDAASRTFTLEWAELKEWVGQRSQAGKVAPKGFPRSNKFGPPFR, encoded by the coding sequence ATGACAGACAAACCGATTCTGCCGGGCCCCGGCCCCATCGAGCCCGTCCTCCTCAGGGACGCGCTCGAGGAGCGTTACTTGGCCTATGCCCTCTCGACCATCATGCACCGCGCCCTGCCGGACGTGCGCGACGGCCTGAAGCCCGTGCATCGGCGCATCCTGTACGCCATGCGCGAGCTGGGGCTGAATCCCGACAGCGGCTACAGAAAGTGCGCCAAGATCGTCGGCGAGACGATGGGTAACTACCATCCGCACGGCAACCAGGCGATCTACGACGCGCTGGCCCGCCTCGCGCAGGACTTCGCCGTGCGCTACCCGCTGGTCGACGGCCAGGGCAACTTCGGCAACATCGACGGCGACAACCCTGCCGCCGACCGCTACACCGAGGCCCGCCTCACAACCGTCGCCGCCGAGCTGCTCGACGGCATCGAGGAGGACACGGTTGCCTTCCGTCCCAATTACGATGGACGCGAGCAGGAGCCGAGCGTGCTCCCGGCCGCCTTCCCGAACCTGCTCGCCAATGGCGCCGCCGGCATCGCGGTCGGCATGGCGACGAACATCCCGCCGCACAACGTCGATGAGCTGTGCACGGCGCTGCTCCATTTGATCAAGCACCCGAACGCGACCATCGAAAAGCTGGTCGAGATGATCCCGGGACCGGACTTCCCGACCGGCGGCGTGCTGGTCGAGCCGCGCGAGCAGATCCTCGAAGCCTATCGCACGGGCCGCGGTGGCTTCCGTCTGCGCGCCAAGTGGGGGAAGGAAGAGACGAGCCGCGGCGGTTACCAGATCGTCGTCACCGAGATCCCCTATCAAGTGCAGAAGGCGAAGCTCGTCGAGAAAATAGCCGAGCTGCTCACCGAGAAGAAGTTGCCGCTGCTCGGCGACGTGCGCGATGAATCCGCCGAGGAAGTCCGGCTCATCATTGAACCCAAGAGCCGCACGGTCGACCCCGTGCTGCTGATGGAAAGCCTGTTCCGCCTGACCGAGCTCGAGATCCGCTTCGGCCTTAACATGAACGTGCTGTCGGCCGGCCAGATCCCGAACGTGCTCTCGCTGCGCGACGTGCTGCGCCAGTGGCTCGAGCATCGCATCGACGTGCTTGTCCGGCGGTCGCAGTATCGCTTGAAGAAGATCGAGCATCGGCTCGAGGTGCTCGACGGCTATCTGATCGCCTACCTCAACATCGACGAGGTGATCCGCATCGTCCGCTTCGAGGACAACCCGAAGGCCAAGCTCATCGAGCGCTTCAAGCTCACCGAGGTGCAGGCGGACGCCGTCCTGAACCTGCGCTTGAAGAGCCTGTCGAAGCTCGAAGAGGTCGAGATCAAGGCCGAGCACGACAAGCTCTCGAAGGAGCGGCGCCAGCTGCAACAGCTCTTGAAATCTGACGATTTGCAGTGGGAGCGCGTCTCCGAGGAGGTGCGTGAAACGCGCGAGCGCTATTCGAAGAAGACCGAGCTCGGCCGCCGTCGCACGAGCTTCGCCGACGCGCCCGAGATCGACGACGACCTCGATGCGGCATTGGTCGAGAAGGAGCCGATCACGATCATCCTGTCCGAGAAGGGCTGGGTCCGCGCGCTCAAGGGCCATCACGACGACCTTGCAAAGCTCGACTTCAAGCAAGGCGACGGCCTGAAGCGCGCCGTCAAGGCGCAGACGACAGACAAGCTCGTGCTGTTTGCCACCAACGGCAAGTTCTTCACGCTGGAGGCGAGCCAGCTTCCGGGCGGCCGTGGCCACGGCGAGCCCGTGCGCCTGATGGTCGACCTCGAGGAGAACCAGGACTTCGTCGAGTGTTTCGTGCACGAGCCGGGCCGCAAGCTCCTGGTCGCGAGCACCGGCGGCTACGGCTTCGTCGTCCCGGAGGAGGAAGTCATCGCCTCGACGCGCAAGGGCAAGCAGGTCCTGAACGTCGCTACCGACGAGGAAGCGCGCGTTTGCGTGCCGGTGGACGGCGACCACGTTGCCACCATCGGCGAGAACCGCAAGATGCTTGTTTTCCCTCTGGCCGAGGTCAACGAGATGACCCGCGGCAAGGGAACAATTCTGCAGCGCTTCAAGGACGGCGCGCTCGCGGACGTTCGGGTCTTCACCAAAAAAGAAGGCCTCACCTGGCTGGATGCGGCCAGCCGCACCTTTACGCTCGAATGGGCGGAGCTCAAGGAGTGGGTTGGCCAGCGGTCTCAGGCCGGTAAAGTGGCCCCGAAGGGCTTCCCGCGCTCCAACAAGTTCGGCCCGCCCTTCCGCTGA
- a CDS encoding cytochrome c peroxidase, with amino-acid sequence MEIRRRRMGFMIAALATGLVSWWGLAPAAQEAAGPADAPSREAIWRSIFARPAGLPEPVDPAKAALGRDLFHDTRLSGSATASCASCHDAGRAFTDGRATAVGPGGATLSRNAPTLYNLAWATSFFWDGRAQSLAEQARFPILEPDELAGDFPTIIRRLSADAALPARFKAAFPGSDAITEEAVLEALAAYERTLVSPPTRFDRWVEGDDTALSDEEKRGFDIFVGKGGCVSCHGGWRFTDDAFHDVGLPGKDIGRGALTADGKGLPEFRTPSLREVARTAPYMHDGSLATLKDVVDHYAGGLVVRPSLAPTLVRDLSLSEAEKAALIGFLKTISSEQKSNTAHGTTRPMIEK; translated from the coding sequence ATGGAAATCCGCCGCCGCCGTATGGGGTTCATGATCGCCGCGCTTGCCACCGGGCTCGTGTCCTGGTGGGGCCTGGCTCCCGCTGCGCAGGAGGCCGCCGGGCCTGCAGACGCGCCGAGCCGCGAAGCGATCTGGCGCTCTATCTTTGCGCGCCCGGCCGGGCTCCCGGAGCCTGTGGATCCGGCGAAGGCCGCGCTCGGCCGCGACCTGTTCCATGATACCCGCCTCTCGGGCAGCGCCACCGCCTCGTGTGCCAGCTGCCACGATGCGGGCCGCGCCTTTACCGATGGGCGAGCCACCGCCGTCGGTCCGGGTGGCGCAACGCTCTCCCGCAACGCCCCGACGCTGTACAATCTGGCCTGGGCGACATCGTTCTTCTGGGACGGCCGCGCTCAAAGCCTCGCCGAGCAGGCGCGCTTTCCGATCCTCGAGCCCGACGAGCTGGCAGGCGATTTCCCGACCATCATCCGCCGCCTGTCTGCGGACGCCGCCCTGCCGGCACGCTTCAAGGCGGCGTTTCCCGGCAGCGACGCCATCACCGAGGAGGCTGTCCTGGAAGCGCTCGCCGCCTACGAGCGCACGCTCGTCTCGCCACCGACGCGCTTCGATCGCTGGGTCGAAGGCGACGACACGGCATTGAGCGACGAGGAGAAACGAGGCTTCGACATCTTTGTCGGCAAGGGCGGATGTGTCTCCTGCCACGGCGGCTGGCGCTTCACCGACGACGCGTTTCACGATGTCGGCCTGCCCGGAAAAGACATTGGGCGCGGCGCGCTGACGGCGGACGGAAAAGGCCTTCCGGAATTCAGGACGCCATCGCTGCGCGAGGTCGCTCGCACGGCGCCCTACATGCACGACGGATCGCTGGCCACGCTGAAGGACGTAGTGGATCACTACGCGGGTGGACTCGTTGTCCGCCCGTCGCTCGCTCCGACTTTGGTCCGCGACCTTTCGCTTTCAGAAGCGGAAAAGGCCGCTCTTATTGGCTTTTTGAAAACCATATCGAGCGAGCAGAAAAGCAACACTGCACATGGGACAACTCGCCCCATGATTGAAAAATGA
- the galU gene encoding UTP--glucose-1-phosphate uridylyltransferase GalU, protein MTKSKRICKAVLPVAGLGTRFLPATKAVPKEMLTIVDKPAIQHVVNEAKAAGIEHFVFVTGRNKGCIEDHFDHQFELEATLSAKKKTKELEALLAELPAAGQTSFTRQQAPLGLGHAVWCARDIVGNEPFALLLPDMLHHGKTSCLAEMVDAYEQTGGNLIAVSPVPEDQTHQYGIVGVEDAQSKVSRITGMVEKPPKGTAPSNLHITGRYVLEPEIFPLLERQEAGAGGEIQLTDAMIALSKNPQHPFHAVRFDGTIYDCGSKIGFLAANVAYALDREDLAPQLRTVIKDLI, encoded by the coding sequence ATGACCAAATCAAAGCGCATTTGCAAAGCCGTGCTGCCTGTGGCCGGCCTCGGAACCCGCTTCCTGCCCGCCACCAAGGCGGTGCCCAAAGAAATGCTCACGATCGTGGACAAACCCGCCATCCAGCACGTGGTCAACGAGGCGAAGGCCGCCGGCATCGAACATTTCGTGTTCGTAACGGGCCGCAACAAAGGTTGCATCGAGGACCATTTCGACCACCAATTCGAGCTTGAGGCGACGCTTTCGGCCAAGAAGAAGACCAAGGAACTCGAGGCTCTGCTGGCCGAACTGCCGGCAGCGGGGCAGACGAGCTTCACGCGCCAGCAGGCGCCGCTCGGACTCGGGCACGCGGTGTGGTGCGCGCGCGATATCGTCGGCAACGAGCCGTTCGCGCTGCTGCTTCCGGACATGCTCCACCACGGCAAGACCTCGTGCCTTGCGGAAATGGTCGACGCTTATGAACAGACGGGCGGCAATCTGATCGCGGTTTCGCCGGTGCCCGAGGACCAAACCCACCAGTACGGCATCGTGGGCGTCGAAGATGCACAGTCCAAGGTCAGCCGCATCACGGGCATGGTCGAGAAGCCGCCGAAGGGCACGGCCCCCTCTAACCTGCACATTACGGGGCGCTATGTGCTCGAACCGGAAATCTTCCCGTTGCTCGAGCGCCAGGAGGCCGGCGCCGGCGGAGAAATCCAGCTCACCGACGCCATGATCGCCCTCAGCAAGAACCCGCAGCACCCGTTCCATGCGGTGCGCTTCGACGGCACCATCTACGACTGCGGATCGAAGATCGGGTTCCTGGCAGCAAATGTTGCCTATGCTCTTGATCGGGAGGATTTGGCACCGCAGCTCCGGACCGTCATCAAGGATCTCATCTGA
- a CDS encoding flagellar motor protein MotA yields MARKRPDVSSGSVHKSLTPPGLFLVRMLVFLTLVAFLTAILHEQLMIAIMTNPGLNGLIIGVLFIGIIYSFRQVIRLYPEIRFVNAFRISDPGLAGSHQPVLLAPMATMLRDRTGALSLSTVSMRTIMDSISSRLDEARDTGRYMVGLLVFLGLLGTFWGLLETITSVGGAISALDTSGETVAVFDELKAGLAAPLKGMGTAFSSSLLGLSGSLIIGFLELQASHAQNRFYNELEEWLSGITELTPGASSATEQASRQLLAAVYEMQRAVDDLSARLKDGSGFGSRVGGAPDEPVRDLARGVNQLVTQMRKEQKVVREWVDEQAAQQTEVTNVLRDLAQSMIKRG; encoded by the coding sequence ATGGCACGCAAGCGACCCGATGTTAGCTCTGGCTCGGTGCATAAATCGCTGACGCCGCCCGGGTTGTTCCTGGTGCGCATGCTCGTGTTCCTGACGCTGGTCGCCTTTCTAACCGCGATCCTGCACGAGCAGCTCATGATCGCGATCATGACCAACCCGGGTCTCAACGGGCTCATCATCGGCGTCCTGTTCATTGGCATCATCTATTCCTTCCGGCAGGTGATCCGGCTCTACCCCGAGATCCGCTTCGTCAACGCGTTCCGCATTTCCGATCCCGGGCTCGCGGGTTCGCATCAGCCCGTGCTGCTGGCGCCGATGGCCACGATGCTGCGGGATCGCACCGGTGCGCTGTCGCTATCCACGGTCTCGATGCGGACGATCATGGACAGCATCTCCTCGCGCCTCGACGAAGCGCGCGACACGGGGCGCTACATGGTCGGGCTGCTCGTGTTCCTCGGTCTGCTCGGCACGTTCTGGGGCTTGCTCGAAACCATCACCTCGGTCGGTGGCGCCATCAGCGCGCTCGACACGTCGGGCGAGACGGTCGCGGTGTTCGACGAGCTCAAAGCGGGCCTCGCCGCTCCGCTCAAGGGCATGGGTACGGCGTTCTCGTCCTCGCTGCTCGGTCTTTCAGGGTCGCTGATCATCGGCTTCCTCGAGCTGCAGGCAAGCCATGCGCAGAACCGCTTCTACAACGAACTCGAGGAATGGCTGTCGGGCATCACGGAGCTGACACCCGGCGCCTCGAGCGCCACCGAGCAGGCGAGCCGGCAGCTGCTTGCGGCGGTCTACGAAATGCAGCGCGCCGTGGACGATCTCTCAGCGCGTCTCAAGGACGGTAGCGGCTTTGGATCACGCGTCGGTGGCGCTCCGGACGAACCCGTGCGCGACCTGGCGCGCGGCGTGAACCAGCTCGTCACACAGATGCGCAAGGAGCAGAAGGTCGTCCGCGAGTGGGTCGACGAGCAGGCCGCGCAGCAGACGGAAGTGACCAACGTGCTGCGCGATCTCGCGCAAAGCATGATCAAGAGGGGCTAG
- a CDS encoding peptidoglycan -binding protein, with protein sequence MARGRSRRGGEYGDFWPAYVDVLSTLLLVVTFLMSIFMLSQYFATQEASGKDTALARLNRQIAELTNLLSLEKGKSRTAEDDLASLQATLADLKQEKDKLSGFALSGDEKAKAAQGRIQSLETDLEAQKNISNEALAKVDLLNQQMLALRRQLAALNEALEASERKDKDSQDRIKDLGARLNAALARQVQELQRYRSDFFGRLRELLKDRKDIRVVGDRFVFESEVLFPSGSATLTPEGLAAMDQLAIAISDLVRTIPPEINWALQVDGHTDIRPIASSQFPSNWELSTARAVSVVKYLVSRGVPAEHLVAAGHGEFQPLERGVDEGSLRRNRRIELKLTNR encoded by the coding sequence ATGGCGCGCGGGCGCTCGCGGCGCGGCGGCGAGTACGGAGATTTCTGGCCGGCCTACGTGGACGTGCTCAGCACGCTGCTGCTGGTCGTCACCTTCCTGATGTCGATCTTCATGCTCTCGCAATACTTCGCGACGCAGGAGGCGAGCGGCAAGGATACGGCGCTTGCAAGGCTCAACCGGCAGATCGCGGAGTTGACCAACCTCTTGTCGCTCGAGAAGGGCAAGTCGCGCACGGCCGAGGACGATCTCGCGTCGCTGCAGGCGACGCTGGCGGATCTGAAGCAGGAAAAAGATAAGCTCTCCGGCTTCGCGCTCAGCGGCGACGAGAAGGCCAAGGCGGCGCAGGGGCGAATCCAATCGCTCGAAACAGACCTCGAGGCGCAGAAGAACATCTCCAACGAGGCGCTGGCCAAGGTCGACTTGCTGAACCAGCAGATGCTGGCGCTACGCCGCCAGCTCGCGGCGCTGAACGAAGCGCTCGAAGCTTCCGAGCGAAAGGACAAGGACAGCCAGGACCGCATCAAGGATCTCGGCGCGCGGCTCAACGCGGCGCTTGCGCGGCAGGTGCAGGAGCTGCAGCGCTACCGCTCGGACTTCTTCGGGCGGCTGCGTGAGCTTCTCAAAGATCGCAAGGACATCCGCGTGGTGGGCGACCGCTTCGTGTTCGAATCCGAGGTGCTGTTCCCATCCGGCTCGGCGACGCTGACGCCGGAAGGCCTCGCCGCCATGGACCAGCTCGCGATCGCGATCTCGGATCTGGTGCGGACAATCCCGCCCGAGATCAACTGGGCGCTGCAGGTCGACGGTCATACCGACATCCGGCCCATCGCAAGCTCGCAGTTCCCCTCCAACTGGGAGCTGTCAACGGCGCGCGCCGTGTCGGTCGTCAAATATCTCGTCTCGCGCGGTGTGCCGGCCGAGCATCTCGTCGCGGCCGGACACGGCGAGTTCCAGCCACTCGAGCGGGGCGTCGACGAGGGGAGCCTGCGACGCAACCGGCGCATCGAGCTCAAGCTGACGAACAGGTAA
- a CDS encoding arginyltransferase gives MTEQQKHFPEFYVTTPQPCPYLPGKLERKLFTHLTHDKPLALIDNLLKGGFRRSQNIAYMPYCEGCHACVSVRILVDEFEPGKTMRRTQARNRDLVARRVSAIPTSEQYSLFRSYIDARHSDGGMADMSVLDYAMMVEDSVVRTFLTEYRAKPEHPLEDHIETWPLAGVALCDRLSDGISMVYSFYEPLEEDRSLGTYMILEHVEYARRLGLPYLYLGYWIEGSRKMSYKTRYQPQEHLGPDGWVRVAPPR, from the coding sequence ATGACGGAGCAGCAAAAGCACTTTCCGGAGTTCTACGTCACAACGCCTCAGCCATGCCCTTACCTGCCGGGCAAGCTCGAACGCAAGCTGTTCACCCACCTCACCCACGACAAGCCGCTGGCGCTGATCGACAACCTGCTCAAGGGTGGCTTCCGGCGCAGCCAGAACATCGCCTACATGCCCTACTGCGAGGGCTGCCATGCGTGCGTGTCGGTGCGCATCCTGGTCGACGAGTTCGAGCCCGGTAAAACCATGCGGCGAACGCAGGCTCGCAACCGCGACCTCGTCGCCCGGCGCGTCTCCGCCATCCCGACATCAGAGCAGTACTCGCTCTTCCGCAGCTACATCGATGCGCGCCATTCGGACGGCGGCATGGCCGACATGAGCGTGCTCGACTACGCGATGATGGTCGAGGACAGCGTCGTGCGCACGTTCCTCACCGAGTACCGCGCCAAGCCCGAGCATCCGCTCGAGGACCACATCGAGACGTGGCCGCTCGCCGGCGTCGCGCTCTGCGACCGTCTCTCGGACGGCATCTCGATGGTCTACAGCTTCTACGAGCCGCTGGAGGAAGACCGAAGCCTCGGCACCTACATGATCCTCGAGCACGTCGAGTACGCGCGGCGCCTCGGCCTGCCGTATCTCTATCTCGGCTACTGGATCGAGGGCTCGCGCAAGATGAGCTACAAGACGCGCTATCAGCCGCAGGAGCACTTGGGCCCGGACGGCTGGGTGCGCGTCGCACCGCCGCGTTAG